In Haladaptatus paucihalophilus DX253, the following proteins share a genomic window:
- a CDS encoding glycerate kinase type-2 family protein, translating to MTHDRTDRPSPQTVALDCLHAGIDAARPRHVVRRTLSRDGTTLTVADETFDLDDFSRVVVLGGGNAAGEMAASLEAVLGERLTDGIVVTDSPAETTRIDVRPGDHPLPSERNRDATGDILAAARDADAETLVLAPISGGGSALLSSPAEGISLDSFRTVTDGLLRSGADIHDINTVRRALSSVKDGGLARAAAPARVVGLVVSDVIGDDPSVVASGPTYPSRATPADAKRVLEENLDSVPADIETALRERESTPTGNDDPDAFAHVTNRVIADNWTALDAAADRARDLGYSPLVLSSRVGGEAAEVGRTHAAIGVECAATGNPLAPPAVLLSGGETTVTVDGDGTGGPNQEFSLAATRELDRPGIVVASIDTDGLDGSTDAAGAIADHETIPPEARDDARAALRNHDVYPFLAAHDALVETGETGTNVNDLRAVVVSRDRRTK from the coding sequence GGCACGTCGTCCGTCGAACGCTCTCCCGAGACGGGACGACGCTCACCGTCGCCGACGAGACGTTCGACCTCGACGACTTCTCGCGCGTCGTCGTCCTCGGCGGGGGGAACGCCGCCGGGGAGATGGCGGCCAGCCTCGAAGCCGTCCTCGGCGAGCGCCTGACCGACGGCATCGTGGTGACGGACTCGCCCGCCGAGACGACCCGAATCGACGTTCGTCCCGGCGACCATCCGCTTCCGAGCGAACGCAACCGGGACGCGACCGGTGATATCCTCGCCGCCGCCCGCGACGCCGACGCGGAGACGCTCGTGCTCGCGCCGATTTCGGGCGGCGGCAGCGCGCTCCTCTCTTCGCCCGCGGAGGGCATTTCGCTCGACTCGTTTCGGACGGTCACGGACGGCCTGCTCCGCTCCGGTGCCGACATCCACGACATCAACACCGTCCGCCGCGCGCTGTCGAGCGTGAAGGACGGCGGTCTCGCCCGTGCCGCCGCTCCCGCCCGCGTCGTGGGACTGGTCGTCAGCGACGTCATCGGCGACGACCCGTCGGTCGTCGCCAGCGGGCCGACGTATCCGAGTCGGGCGACGCCCGCGGACGCGAAGCGGGTCCTCGAAGAGAACCTCGATAGCGTTCCCGCGGACATCGAAACGGCGCTGCGCGAGCGGGAATCGACCCCAACCGGGAACGACGACCCCGACGCGTTCGCGCACGTGACCAACCGCGTCATCGCGGACAACTGGACGGCGCTCGACGCGGCGGCCGACCGGGCGCGGGACCTGGGCTACTCCCCGCTCGTCCTCTCGTCCCGCGTCGGCGGCGAGGCGGCCGAGGTCGGCAGAACTCACGCCGCAATCGGCGTCGAGTGTGCCGCGACGGGGAATCCGCTCGCCCCGCCCGCCGTCCTCCTCTCGGGCGGCGAAACGACCGTCACCGTCGATGGCGACGGGACCGGCGGGCCGAATCAGGAGTTCTCCCTCGCCGCGACGCGCGAACTCGACCGTCCCGGCATCGTCGTCGCCAGTATCGACACCGACGGCTTGGACGGGAGCACGGACGCCGCGGGTGCAATCGCGGACCACGAGACGATTCCGCCCGAGGCCCGCGACGACGCACGCGCCGCGTTGCGAAACCACGACGTGTATCCGTTCCTCGCCGCTCACGACGCGCTCGTCGAAACCGGCGAGACGGGAACCAACGTCAACGACTTGCGCGCCGTCGTCGTGTCCCGAGATCGACGGACGAAATGA